The Cloeon dipterum chromosome X, ieCloDipt1.1, whole genome shotgun sequence genome includes a window with the following:
- the LOC135946662 gene encoding uncharacterized protein LOC135946662 isoform X1, with product MKENKSYVDDLNQSLNENDDQYKKLKDLAIAEQKEVKKRMKNQLEALTKELNTATKPKKVDNAFCIHFKHILILKLQRPVSILSLSHPIHNKIRAKLTEDSTGNLAVPSTSRAHDNVDMGSLLIQPSVTDKNPTQKDVPEANSKAADENTKENIPKKLKKRIEAQTYKEQIGHFGILTAINSAIRKHAGLNFKDEKYRRFEANVKTITAVRRAQAAVLKTTMTALQKQDRNKRKYLESAAHKFLENLEIKPRKGFEEVDENINLFAMKLAAALNRICSLFRELEPKLKNRLTNKDFEEFSELQGLGQPA from the exons atgaaagaaaataaatct TATGTTGATGATCTGAACCAATcgttaaatgaaaatgatgatCAATATAAGAAGTTAAAGGATCTTGCAATCGCCGAGCaaaaagaagttaaaaaacgTATGAAAAATCAGCTGGAAGCCCTGACAAAAGAGCTCAACACGGCGACTAAACCAAAAAAGGTAGATAATGCCTTTTGCATACACTTTAAACAtatactaattttaaaattgcagaggCCGGTGTCGATTTTATCATTGAGCCATCCGATACATAATAAGATA agGGCAAAGCTAACTGAGGATTCTACTGGAAACCTTGCGGTGCCATCAACGTCACGG gcTCACGACAACGTTGATATGGGATCTCTTCTGATTCAGCCTAGTGTGACAGACAAAAAT CCGACACAAAAAGATGTGCCAGAGGCGAATAGTAAAGCCGCAGACGAAAACACTAAGGAAAACatcccgaaaaaattaaaaaagagaatcgaGGCTCAAACATATAAGGAGCAGATAGGACACTTCGGAATTTTAACAGCAATCAACTCTGCCATCAGGAAGCATGcc GGCCTCAACtttaaagatgaaaaatacagGCGGTTTGAAGCAAACGTGAAAACCATTACGGCAGTCAGAAGG gcGCAAGCTGCTGTCTTGAAAACAACCATGACTGCCCTTCAAAAGCAAGACaggaataaaagaaaatatctcgAATCGGCTGCCCATAAATTTCTAGAGAACCTAGAAATAAAA CCTCGTAAAGGATTTGAAGAAGTTGATGAGAACATTAACTTGTTTGCTATG aaacttGCCGCAGCTCTCAATAGAATTTGCTCGTTATTCCGTGAGTTGGAACCTAAACTGAAGAACAGACTGACCAATAAAGATTTTGAAGAGTTTTCAGAGTTGCAAG gGCTCGGACAACCAGCCTGA
- the LOC135946662 gene encoding uncharacterized protein LOC135946662 isoform X2, protein MKENKSYVDDLNQSLNENDDQYKKLKDLAIAEQKEVKKRMKNQLEALTKELNTATKPKKRPVSILSLSHPIHNKIRAKLTEDSTGNLAVPSTSRAHDNVDMGSLLIQPSVTDKNPTQKDVPEANSKAADENTKENIPKKLKKRIEAQTYKEQIGHFGILTAINSAIRKHAGLNFKDEKYRRFEANVKTITAVRRAQAAVLKTTMTALQKQDRNKRKYLESAAHKFLENLEIKPRKGFEEVDENINLFAMKLAAALNRICSLFRELEPKLKNRLTNKDFEEFSELQGLGQPA, encoded by the exons atgaaagaaaataaatct TATGTTGATGATCTGAACCAATcgttaaatgaaaatgatgatCAATATAAGAAGTTAAAGGATCTTGCAATCGCCGAGCaaaaagaagttaaaaaacgTATGAAAAATCAGCTGGAAGCCCTGACAAAAGAGCTCAACACGGCGACTAAACCAAAAAAG aggCCGGTGTCGATTTTATCATTGAGCCATCCGATACATAATAAGATA agGGCAAAGCTAACTGAGGATTCTACTGGAAACCTTGCGGTGCCATCAACGTCACGG gcTCACGACAACGTTGATATGGGATCTCTTCTGATTCAGCCTAGTGTGACAGACAAAAAT CCGACACAAAAAGATGTGCCAGAGGCGAATAGTAAAGCCGCAGACGAAAACACTAAGGAAAACatcccgaaaaaattaaaaaagagaatcgaGGCTCAAACATATAAGGAGCAGATAGGACACTTCGGAATTTTAACAGCAATCAACTCTGCCATCAGGAAGCATGcc GGCCTCAACtttaaagatgaaaaatacagGCGGTTTGAAGCAAACGTGAAAACCATTACGGCAGTCAGAAGG gcGCAAGCTGCTGTCTTGAAAACAACCATGACTGCCCTTCAAAAGCAAGACaggaataaaagaaaatatctcgAATCGGCTGCCCATAAATTTCTAGAGAACCTAGAAATAAAA CCTCGTAAAGGATTTGAAGAAGTTGATGAGAACATTAACTTGTTTGCTATG aaacttGCCGCAGCTCTCAATAGAATTTGCTCGTTATTCCGTGAGTTGGAACCTAAACTGAAGAACAGACTGACCAATAAAGATTTTGAAGAGTTTTCAGAGTTGCAAG gGCTCGGACAACCAGCCTGA